The Borrelia hispanica CRI genomic sequence TTTTATGGATCTTTGAGCTGGAAAAAAGAAGCAATTAAAGGCCTTGGAGAAGTACTTGCAAAGCTAGCAGGAGAGGCAGCTTATAAAGATACTTGGCCTAAAAATCTTGTAGAGGTGGGAGAAAAAGTACAAGGAGTAATTCAGGTTACATTTAAACAAATAGAAGACAAAAAAGAAAAGCTTAATACTTTAAGCCTTGAAAAAATAAATGAACTTAATGATCAAGTAAAAAAACTTGAAGAAGCAAGAAATACCTGGATAACATTTGTAGATGATTTAATTAAAGATTATAAGGCTGATAAAGATAGCATCAAAACTACTGTAAAAAATTTGGTAGATAAATACCTAACTCCAAAATACACTGATCCTCTTTCTGGACTTGTTAAAAGCAGTGAGCAGTTAGGGAAAGATATGAAGAAAACATTAGAAGAAGTAAAATAATATATTAAGATATGACATTTTCAAATTACGGAAGAGAGGCAGAGCTTCTCTTCCGTTTTTATTTATGCAATTTATAAACAATTAAGATTATCAAATGTTAAATAAATTTAAATTTGTAAAAATTTATATTTATATTATAAATTATATTGTTTTTTGAATTATATAATATATATTATTATATAATAATGATTATTATAATTTATCGTTTATGATATAATAACTTTAAGGAAGGAGAATATTTATGAGAGAAAATTTTTTTACAAACATTTTTATTTTATTTGTAATAGCATTTATGATGGCTGGATGTGGACCTTTAAACAAAGAAGGCGGATATGGTGGTGTGGTTAAAAGGGATGATGCAGCGAAATCACAAGAAGCAAATCTTATTCCACAATTAATTGATGCCTATTCACAACTACTACAATCAGAAGAAGATGATGAGGTAAATGGAGATGAGCAAAAAAATTTACAAAATGAGAAAGAAAAAACGGAACTTATAGCTTTAATAAAAGAAAAAGTTAAAAGGGAAATAGATGTGCTAGAAGAATATAGCAACAAAATTGAAGATAATGAACAATATGGAATGAAATGGGGAGTATTTAAATTTTTAATAGAGGATAACAACAAACGAAACATACAATCTGTTGAAAATACGCTTGCAAGAAAACAACTTTATGCATCTTTAGAATGGAGTGAAGATAGACTTAGAAAATTTGGAACAATAATGAACGAGGTAGAAAAATGTGATCGAGTCGTTGCAACAACGATATTAGAAACAGGAATGAATTTTGTTCAAGCAAAATTTGAAAATGCAATAATTAGTATTTATGATAAGGGGCAAAATTTAAATAATTTAATTCTTGGGAAACTAAGAGATATTAAGAAAAATCTTGATCGAATTGATAATTTTCGAACACAATGGATCAGTTTTATTGATAAAATTATAGCTGAATATGATTCTAATACTGGTGACATACAAAAAGATAGCCAAGCATTAGTAAATCGTGTAAATAGTGAATACAAAGAGATATTTGAAAATGAAATTTCTGAAATTAAAAAGGCATCCGGTGATATTCAAACTATATTAAAATAATTAAAATAAAACTTTACAAATAACTCAAATCTTATAGAGAGGAAATAACTTTTTTCTCTCTATTTTTGTTGTAATTAAACATAAAATTACAAAACATATCTTATTGTTCAGAGCAAACAATATATTATTTTTTATAAATTTTGTTTTTTTTATGCTTTTTACTGTACAAATAATAATTAATCTTATATAATACATATTACATTGTAATACTTATTACATATTATATTATGCATATAATTTAACAAGTTTTAAAATTTGTGCTTCGTCCATTCAAAACAAACAACTAACCATCAGCTGAGCATTTCTAGGCTGATGGGTGGCTTGACCTTTTTATGACAATATGTGGGAATTAGTTTTCTTAAATATTGTCATATACTATTACTTATCATATAATAAAATTGATCATATTAAAATAGTTTTATTAAAGGGCATATAATTTATATTCCTACATTCCAACAGAAGGTTGATTCATAGTTGCATCTTACATTATACTTCAACTCCCAAATTTTATCGAGAGCTTTATCCATAGCTTTATATGCAGAATAAGCCTCTCCTCCAGATTCAACTATTTTCTTAATCTCATCAACCATCTTAACTTCGTCAATATGTTTTGCGGCCAATGATATTTGCTTCTTAACCTTCAAAATAGCATCTTTTCTTTTATTCATTATATCATCTAATTGATCGTATATTTGATTAAGCTTTTCTGCAGATTTAAAACGAGCTAAGTTGCTATCGTGTAAACATTTGTACAAAAGATCGTTAATAAAAGATGTAATCTTGAATAATACATTAATTAAATCTAGAAGTAAACTTGCATATTTCTGGGTTTGAGTTTGTTTCATTTTAGTCAGTGCTTGGACCATCATTTTTTCATAATGATGATTATATCTTGCTTTTGGTATTTTTTCATCCTTATCATAATAAGTAATATTTGCCTCATTATTATATCTTGTTGGGGACCAAGAAATATTAAACAGTTCCTCAAGCACTTTTTTAAAGTTATCAATATCATTAGTATCCTTTTCTAATGTAGTATAAATATAGTTATACTCTTCCGCCTTTTCATAACCTGATAATGATTCTATAAGTATTTCCATTGACTCAGTATTTTTTACAGTCTGATTAAAGGCAGTTTTAAATTGTTCCTTGTATTGACTTATGCTTTTCTTTAATCTAATATAGGCTTTATTTTTGGACTCTAATGCGTTATGTTCTTGAACAGATGGGTTTGACTCTGATGTTTCTGTTTTAGTTACAGTTAAAGCAGAGGGTGGTATGACAGGGGGGATTATTACTTTTTTTGCAGGAGTTACTATTTTTTTTGATGACAAGTCTATTTTTTTGTCTTCCTGGCCATCTACATAATCACCTGATTTACAAGATATTGTTATAATAGCAAACAAATATAAATTAAATTTAACTTCTCTCATATATTCTCCTTTTTTGCGCCTATAGCATTACAACACATAAATATAATATATTTATGTCATATGAATATTATTAAAATATATCAAGATATCTATTCTAAACTTATCTCCATTTTTTCCTTTATTTAAAAAAGAATACATAATTTAAATTATTTTGATTTTACCATAATTTTATTTCTGTATTCAAAATTTTTAATAATAAATACTTAGTTTGCATAATTTACATTAGCATCATATAATATAATTATTAAAAATGCTAGTTTTATGCGTTAATCATATAAAACTGGCTAATAATTATATTATGATTTTTTTATTCTTATAATTTAAGTAAAAGATAAATCATCTTTAATTAATAATAAATAAAAGTTAGATTATTTTATGATATTTTTACAAAATTTATTAAATATATGATTCATAAAAAATATAAAGCCGAGCCACCACCTGATCCAGCTCTCCTTTTTGCAAAAGTATTGACTGGTATTTATTTGTAAATCAAAGCTAGTAATACATTATAACATTTAATGCTTTATATTTATATAACATAAGACACAATACATCTTTATAACTATTATTATATGTGAATCATTATAATTGTTACAATCAAATATTACTTTTCTTAATCTTGTTGGTTGTTAAAATTTTAATAACATCCTTTTTATATAAATTTTCTTCTAATTATACTTAAGTATATACCATTATTTAAAAATAACAACAATGTGAATAAATTAATACTTTAATTTAAATAAATCCTAGGTGCTAATAATTAAAAGTAATGTAAAAAATGTATAACAAAAAAAGCCAGCCTGCATCTTTAAATTAATATTTAAAATACGCAAACTGGATCAGGTGGTGGCTCAACCTGTAATATTTATTATACTTAAATAATATAAAATTTGCAACTCAATATTAAACAATATTTAATTAAAATTAAATTCAGATAATAAATATTATTAATATTAAAACTATTAATATTTAATTAATAATAAAAAAGTATAATTTATATAGCTATATTTAGATGTGCTAGAATTTTAAGCTCATATCAATTTGCTAGCTTATACCTATTAAATACCTTTGTTATATAAATCTAATTTTGCAATATCCTTATAATGCAATTATCAATTGAACTATTAATTATCCATAAATAGTATTAAATCAACGATTCTATCTTCAATTTTATTACTTAAATTCGTTATATCACTAAAGATAACGAAAAATGGATTTGTGTTGTCAGCTTCAGTATGTGCTAGGCCATGTGCTAACATATATAATGGATTCATTTTTTTCCTAAAATCCTCTATAGTATCAAGTTTTACTAATTCTGTTACCATATTTTCAAATAACTTTAAAAATTTATCCATTTCTAAGTACATATCATCTAGGTAGTTTTTAATAGATACAATTCCCCCTATATCATTACTGTTCTTAATTGAAACTAAATTATCATTATTTAAAATTTTACCATTTTCATCTATAACTCCATGTATTATGTCCGCAAATATTTTTAAACTATTAAGTGTGCCTCCAACATAATGTGTTTCACCTTGTCCAGCAGGTATTAATAATAATTTTTCAAATACCAGTTTCAATTGTTTAATTATTTTAATATCAAGTCTGAAGCTAATATAAACCTTATTTTCAAAATTGGTAATATCACAATATTCAGGCTGGCAATTTTGTTCAATTAAAATTTGACGAAACAAACTAGAAAACTGAGCTTTATCAAATTTTTCAGATTTATAATAATAAAATTCTTTAAGTTTATTAAGACTTGTTTGCAATCCCAGATAAGCTTCTTCTGGTGTTTTAAAACCTTCAGAAAATTCTGATTCATCTATTTGTTCATCTGTTATTTCATTTTGATTATCTTGTCTTTCTTTACAAGATAACATTAGTAACATAATTAACAAATTAAATGCAAATATTACTTTAAACGTTTTACTAATCAAAGCTACTCCTTTATGATTAAATCATCAAATATATTTCTTAAAATACCAAAGATTATTGTTTTCTTTATAAAATCATTTAAAAATATATCAGATTCCTACACATCTTTGCTATATGTAAAATTAAGCAAATTATCGACATTTTGTTTGTTTAATCTTATATTATTTTTTACTTTAAAACAACTTAGAGATTCTAAAAATATCATCATAAAAGCAATTTGCTTTAAATATTAAGTTTATCTTGTAATCTCTTTAATGCATTTGCATCTAATTTAAGTTTACTTGTATCTAGCGCACCAGAAATTGCAACTATCTCTTCATAAGATAATTTACAACCTTTTAAGATATGATTTTTAAAACTTTGAGTAGCAACAGGGACAATTTTTTCTGTAATTTCAAGTAATATTTTAGCATATTCACGCATTTCTTTAGATGAATGCTCAGCAACTTCTTTTGATGCATTTAAGGCTGATCTTAATTTTATAAAATGAAAGAGATTATTTAAATCAATTTGCCAATACCATTCGGTATATAAGCTTAAAGGCAAGACAATTCTGGATATTTCTTTTGGAATATTATGATTTATCATATTTTGATATATCTTGTAAGAAGATTGTTGATTATCCTTTAAATTATTTAATATTTCATCCCTAAATGCATATTCAGTTTTTTCATTATCTTGATTATCTGTGACATTTTGTGTACTTATATTCTCTTCTAAAGGCACATAAAACTCTTCCTTAATTAAACTATAAGAACTAGAAACTTCATTAATCCTTGCTGTTCTATGTCGCATCCATTGTCTTGCAATAAATATTGGGGCTTTTACATAAAATGTAAAAACGACTTGTTCAAATGGACTTGTATGTTCATTTCTTATTAAATAATCAATAAGTTCTCTATCTTCTCTCTTAATACTCTCTCCTCTATATGAAATTCTTGCGGCTTGAATTATTCTCTCATCACTACCCATAAAATCAACAAGTTTTATAAAACCTTTATCTAATACTTTATGTTCTATGTTTAACAAATTTTCTTTTTCAATTTTAAAATTCAAAATACAACTCCATAGACTTACAAATATTTACTGCATACAACTGAGATTATACAATATATACCATTATTATATAAATCATTCCATATTTTTTAACAAAAAAATATTTTGGGCAAATTTAATTTTACTTTGCAATATCAATGAATTATTGATTATTTATCAATAGCATTAATTACTATCCTTTTCTCATTAAATAAATTGTCTTTAATATGAATAATATCAACAATGCCAAGAAATAATATGTTATTTCATTTGCTGTATTAAATTATTAACTTTATCTGAAATTTTATTAAGCAGTTCAGACAATGTTTCACTGGCAAGACAAAGTTTAACATTATTACAATTTTTATTATTAAGCATCACATCTAAATTGATAAGAGGTTCTATTTTTTTTAAAAGTATTTCTTTAGTATCAGATTTTGATGCATCTTTTATTATTTCTTGAATTGTCAAAAATCTTTGTTCTATTTGTAAAATCATATTGTATAGCATATCAGTAAGCTCATTAAGTCCCTCTAAATCTTTGTTAGATTCAAGTTCAGTTAGGGTATTATTATTTAAGATTTTGCCTTGTTCA encodes the following:
- a CDS encoding complement regulator-acquiring protein translates to MRNNILKNIITISALTAFMLTSCNTDGTLAIPTGSQKGGADTKTSGDGPSNIPRADGDVNGDVNGDVNGGVNGGVDDGAKQLADLIVVLTTKVEKEVKVNKDGKEPDNTQYGLKDSVFKLIKDDKQKTYDEDTNKDTRHKFYGSLSWKKEAIKGLGEVLAKLAGEAAYKDTWPKNLVEVGEKVQGVIQVTFKQIEDKKEKLNTLSLEKINELNDQVKKLEEARNTWITFVDDLIKDYKADKDSIKTTVKNLVDKYLTPKYTDPLSGLVKSSEQLGKDMKKTLEEVK
- a CDS encoding complement regulator-acquiring protein, with the protein product MRENFFTNIFILFVIAFMMAGCGPLNKEGGYGGVVKRDDAAKSQEANLIPQLIDAYSQLLQSEEDDEVNGDEQKNLQNEKEKTELIALIKEKVKREIDVLEEYSNKIEDNEQYGMKWGVFKFLIEDNNKRNIQSVENTLARKQLYASLEWSEDRLRKFGTIMNEVEKCDRVVATTILETGMNFVQAKFENAIISIYDKGQNLNNLILGKLRDIKKNLDRIDNFRTQWISFIDKIIAEYDSNTGDIQKDSQALVNRVNSEYKEIFENEISEIKKASGDIQTILK
- the thyX gene encoding FAD-dependent thymidylate synthase, which gives rise to MNFKIEKENLLNIEHKVLDKGFIKLVDFMGSDERIIQAARISYRGESIKREDRELIDYLIRNEHTSPFEQVVFTFYVKAPIFIARQWMRHRTARINEVSSSYSLIKEEFYVPLEENISTQNVTDNQDNEKTEYAFRDEILNNLKDNQQSSYKIYQNMINHNIPKEISRIVLPLSLYTEWYWQIDLNNLFHFIKLRSALNASKEVAEHSSKEMREYAKILLEITEKIVPVATQSFKNHILKGCKLSYEEIVAISGALDTSKLKLDANALKRLQDKLNI